The following coding sequences lie in one Deinococcus aerolatus genomic window:
- the ppgK gene encoding polyphosphate--glucose phosphotransferase: protein MSVILGIDIGGSGIKGAPVDTTTGRLLKERHRIPTPDGAHPDAVGGVVAELARHFGLGGPIGVTFPGIVQHGRTLSAANVDDAWIGLDADALFTEATGQAVHLINDADAAGLAEARFGAGAGVGGTVLVLTFGTGIGSALIHNGILVPNTELGHLWLRDKEAEGWASDRARERDDLNWKQWSKRVSTYLQHLELLFSPDLFIIGGGVSKKADKWQEHLKLERSRLVPAKLLNEAGIVGAAMMAQGNAGQNDGGNPPATPASGPKPASKAARKK from the coding sequence ATGAGCGTGATCCTGGGCATCGATATTGGCGGCAGCGGCATCAAGGGCGCGCCGGTGGACACCACCACCGGCCGGCTGCTCAAGGAGCGGCACCGCATCCCCACCCCCGACGGCGCACACCCCGACGCGGTGGGAGGCGTGGTGGCCGAGCTGGCACGGCATTTCGGGCTGGGCGGTCCCATCGGCGTGACGTTTCCCGGCATCGTGCAGCACGGGCGGACCCTGAGTGCGGCCAACGTGGACGACGCCTGGATCGGTCTGGACGCCGACGCCCTGTTCACCGAGGCCACCGGGCAGGCCGTCCACCTGATCAACGACGCCGACGCCGCCGGTCTGGCCGAGGCCCGCTTCGGCGCGGGCGCGGGCGTGGGCGGCACGGTCCTGGTGCTGACCTTTGGCACCGGCATCGGCAGCGCCCTGATCCACAACGGTATCCTGGTGCCCAACACCGAGCTAGGCCACCTGTGGCTGCGCGACAAGGAGGCCGAGGGCTGGGCGTCGGACCGCGCCCGCGAGCGCGACGACCTGAACTGGAAGCAGTGGAGCAAGCGCGTCAGCACCTACCTGCAACACCTGGAGCTGCTGTTCAGCCCGGACCTGTTCATCATCGGCGGCGGCGTCAGCAAGAAGGCCGACAAGTGGCAGGAGCACCTCAAACTGGAACGCAGCCGGTTGGTCCCCGCCAAGCTGCTGAACGAGGCCGGCATCGTCGGCGCGGCCATGATGGCGCAGGGCAACGCAGGACAGAATGACGGCGGGAACCCGCCTGCGACCCCTGCCTCCGGGCCGAAGCCTGCCAGCAAGGCCGCCAGGAAGAAATAG
- a CDS encoding TetR/AcrR family transcriptional regulator: MDSSSLRERQKERRRARIYTVAIELFKRGGFQTTTATDIAKASNVSRGTFFNYYPYKEAVLLDYGSEVMERLRDQAETRLAQGAAPLAVLYEIWDALAEENARERDLFPPLAYEVMNPNPERARTAYQALPLSKVIELILRPLHQSGQMRTDLSLQRISNLIADTYLMVALRWSAYGTDRPLQEEMRLALNLLLEGAVRRDLVRP; encoded by the coding sequence ATGGATTCTTCCTCGCTGCGTGAACGCCAGAAGGAGCGCCGCCGCGCCCGCATCTACACTGTTGCCATTGAGCTGTTCAAGCGGGGTGGCTTCCAGACCACCACGGCCACCGACATCGCCAAGGCCAGCAACGTCTCGCGCGGCACCTTCTTCAACTACTACCCCTACAAGGAAGCGGTGCTGCTCGACTACGGCTCCGAGGTGATGGAGCGGCTGCGCGATCAGGCCGAGACCCGGCTGGCCCAGGGCGCCGCGCCGCTGGCGGTGCTGTACGAGATCTGGGACGCCCTGGCCGAGGAGAATGCCCGCGAGCGCGACCTGTTTCCCCCGCTGGCCTACGAGGTCATGAACCCCAACCCCGAACGCGCCCGCACCGCGTATCAGGCGCTGCCGCTGAGCAAGGTGATCGAGCTGATCTTGCGCCCGCTGCACCAGAGCGGGCAGATGCGCACGGACCTGAGCCTGCAGCGCATCAGCAACCTGATTGCCGACACCTACCTGATGGTGGCCCTGCGCTGGAGCGCATATGGCACCGACCGCCCCCTGCAAGAGGAGATGCGTCTGGCGCTGAATCTGCTGCTGGAAGGCGCGGTGCGCCGCGATCTGGTGCGGCCCTAG